A window from Sphingopyxis alaskensis RB2256 encodes these proteins:
- a CDS encoding Hsp20/alpha crystallin family protein, with product MSLRDLIPWSRQDNRLPISTDPQGGGDYDAYPLLSLHREVNRLFDDMFRGFGGALPGRLDPRGVWPHVELSETDSEVRIAAELPGLDEKDVELCIEEGVLTLRGEKRADVEDRDRGYSERSYGRFERRISLPQGIDREQANATFRNGVLTVRLPRTEAARKNVRRIPINGKAA from the coding sequence ATGTCACTTCGTGATCTCATTCCCTGGAGCCGGCAGGACAATCGGCTCCCCATATCCACGGACCCGCAGGGCGGCGGGGACTATGACGCGTATCCGCTGCTTTCGCTGCACCGCGAGGTAAACCGCCTGTTCGACGATATGTTTCGCGGCTTTGGCGGCGCGCTGCCGGGGCGGCTCGACCCGCGCGGCGTGTGGCCCCATGTCGAGCTTAGTGAAACCGACAGCGAGGTCCGCATTGCCGCCGAACTGCCGGGGCTTGACGAGAAGGACGTCGAGCTTTGCATCGAGGAGGGCGTACTGACCCTGCGCGGCGAGAAACGTGCGGACGTCGAAGACCGCGATCGCGGCTATTCGGAGCGAAGCTATGGCCGCTTTGAACGGCGCATCAGCCTGCCGCAGGGTATCGACCGCGAACAGGCGAACGCGACGTTCAGGAACGGCGTGCTCACCGTGCGGCTGCCCCGGACGGAGGCGGCGAGGAAAAATGTTCGCCGCATCCCGATCAATGGCAAAGCCGCCTGA
- a CDS encoding NADH dehydrogenase ubiquinone Fe-S protein 4, with protein MAKPPDTAARAVRPAMVANDNRPGRPGWSGTSGSIPDDARAVVEPVPRPATSGRRLRDRWRVRFVPRWGPSIDPLTGWSGGGDPLASVELRFASRTSAEACCRRMGIPFESRGAPPDPPRAAAPRPSGEATPLCCWPTGPHPLCCGHYPVAGRYAAQNDDGARYAFRRTAASLTGSR; from the coding sequence ATGGCAAAGCCGCCTGACACGGCCGCCCGGGCCGTCCGCCCCGCGATGGTCGCCAACGACAATCGGCCCGGACGGCCCGGGTGGTCCGGAACCAGCGGGTCGATCCCCGACGATGCACGGGCGGTCGTCGAACCCGTCCCGCGGCCCGCGACATCGGGTCGTCGGCTTCGCGACCGCTGGCGGGTGCGCTTCGTGCCGCGATGGGGGCCTTCGATCGACCCGCTGACGGGCTGGAGCGGTGGCGGCGATCCGCTTGCCAGCGTGGAACTGCGTTTCGCCAGCCGCACGTCCGCCGAGGCCTGTTGCCGTCGGATGGGCATCCCTTTCGAGAGCCGCGGCGCGCCGCCGGACCCGCCGCGCGCGGCGGCGCCACGTCCGTCTGGCGAAGCGACGCCGCTGTGCTGCTGGCCGACCGGTCCGCATCCGCTGTGTTGCGGACACTATCCGGTCGCGGGGCGATATGCGGCGCAGAACGACGACGGCGCGCGATACGCTTTCCGGCGCACCGCGGCATCGCTCACTGGATCGCGATGA
- a CDS encoding usg protein: MSDSALARQLRGYGLTTAEIHYYRPDHPSLLQLFVWQEYDLAPDFPVLFDFLDHWRREIEAALHSVRIAHERLVRPAEWRAVDGVIAIQ, translated from the coding sequence ATGAGCGATTCCGCATTGGCCAGGCAACTGCGGGGCTATGGCCTGACCACGGCCGAAATTCACTATTACCGGCCCGATCATCCCTCGCTTCTGCAGCTTTTTGTCTGGCAGGAATATGACCTCGCGCCCGACTTCCCGGTGCTGTTCGATTTTCTCGATCATTGGCGGCGCGAGATCGAGGCCGCGCTCCATTCGGTGCGGATCGCGCACGAGCGATTGGTCCGTCCGGCCGAATGGCGCGCGGTCGACGGTGTCATCGCGATCCAGTGA
- the groES gene encoding co-chaperone GroES, producing MHFRPLHDRVVVRRIEAEEKSSGGIIIPDTAKEKPQEGEVVAVGPGARAEDGTVTAPDVRVGDRVLFGKWSGTEVRIDGEDLLIMKESDILGVIEQAEALKKAA from the coding sequence ATGCATTTCCGTCCCTTGCACGACCGTGTGGTCGTCCGCCGCATCGAAGCCGAGGAGAAAAGCTCGGGCGGCATCATCATTCCCGACACCGCCAAGGAAAAGCCGCAGGAAGGCGAAGTCGTGGCCGTAGGTCCGGGCGCGCGCGCCGAGGACGGCACAGTGACTGCACCCGATGTCAGGGTCGGCGACCGCGTCCTGTTCGGCAAATGGTCGGGCACCGAGGTCCGCATCGACGGCGAGGATCTGCTCATCATGAAAGAGAGCGATATCCTGGGCGTTATCGAGCAGGCCGAAGCGCTCAAGAAGGCGGCGTGA
- the groL gene encoding chaperonin GroEL (60 kDa chaperone family; promotes refolding of misfolded polypeptides especially under stressful conditions; forms two stacked rings of heptamers to form a barrel-shaped 14mer; ends can be capped by GroES; misfolded proteins enter the barrel where they are refolded when GroES binds) has translation MAAKEVKFASDARDRMLRGVDTLANAVKVTLGPKGRNVVIEKSFGAPRITKDGVTVAKEIELADKFENMGAQMLREVASKQNDKAGDGTTTATVLAQAIVREGSKAVAAGMNPMDVKRGIDLAVKAVVKDLETHAKKVSANSEIAQVATISANGDEEVGRILAEAMDKVGNEGVITVEEAKSLATELETVEGMQFDRGYLSPYFITNAEKLKVELDDPYILIHEKKLSNLQAMLPLLEAVVQSGKPLLIIAEDVEGEALATLVVNRLRGGLKVAAVKAPGFGDRRKAMLEDIAILTGGNVVSEDLGIKLENVTVNMLGRAKKVVIDKDNTTIVDGVGARTDIDARIAQIRQQIDTTTSDYDREKLQERLAKLAGGVAVIRVGGATEVEVKERKDRVDDALHATRAAVEEGILPGGGIALLRALKALDGLKAANDDQQSGIDIVRRALRAPARQIADNAGEDGAWIVGKLLESSDYNWGFNAATGEYEDLVKAGVIDPAKVVRTALQDAASVAALLITTEALVAELPKEEKAAPMPAMDF, from the coding sequence ATGGCTGCCAAGGAAGTGAAATTTGCGTCGGACGCGCGTGATCGCATGCTGCGCGGCGTGGATACGCTTGCGAATGCAGTGAAGGTCACGCTCGGCCCCAAGGGTCGCAACGTGGTTATCGAAAAGAGTTTCGGCGCGCCGCGCATCACCAAGGACGGCGTCACTGTCGCCAAGGAGATCGAACTCGCCGACAAGTTCGAGAACATGGGTGCGCAGATGCTGCGCGAGGTCGCCTCGAAACAGAATGACAAGGCCGGCGACGGCACCACCACCGCAACCGTGCTTGCGCAGGCGATCGTCCGCGAGGGATCGAAAGCGGTGGCCGCGGGCATGAACCCGATGGACGTGAAGCGCGGCATCGACCTCGCCGTGAAGGCCGTGGTGAAGGATCTCGAAACCCATGCCAAGAAGGTCAGCGCCAACAGCGAAATCGCCCAGGTCGCAACCATCTCGGCGAACGGCGACGAGGAGGTGGGCCGCATCCTCGCCGAAGCGATGGACAAGGTCGGCAACGAAGGCGTCATCACCGTCGAGGAGGCGAAGAGCCTGGCGACCGAACTCGAAACGGTCGAAGGCATGCAGTTCGACCGCGGCTATCTGTCGCCCTATTTCATCACCAATGCCGAAAAGCTGAAGGTCGAACTCGACGACCCCTATATCCTGATCCACGAAAAGAAGCTTTCGAACCTGCAGGCGATGCTGCCGCTGCTGGAAGCGGTCGTGCAGTCGGGCAAGCCGCTGCTCATCATCGCCGAAGATGTCGAGGGCGAGGCATTGGCAACGCTGGTCGTCAACCGCCTGCGCGGCGGGCTCAAGGTCGCCGCGGTCAAGGCGCCGGGCTTTGGCGACCGTCGCAAGGCGATGCTGGAAGATATCGCGATCCTCACCGGCGGCAATGTCGTGAGCGAAGACCTGGGCATCAAGCTGGAGAATGTCACGGTCAACATGCTCGGGCGCGCCAAGAAGGTCGTGATCGACAAGGATAATACGACGATCGTCGACGGCGTCGGCGCCAGGACCGACATCGACGCACGCATCGCCCAGATTCGCCAGCAGATCGACACGACGACCAGCGACTATGACCGCGAGAAGCTGCAGGAACGCCTCGCCAAGCTCGCGGGTGGCGTTGCGGTGATCCGCGTCGGCGGCGCAACCGAGGTCGAAGTCAAGGAGCGCAAGGATCGCGTCGACGACGCGCTTCACGCGACGCGTGCTGCGGTGGAAGAAGGCATTCTTCCCGGCGGCGGCATTGCACTGCTCCGCGCGCTCAAGGCGCTCGACGGCCTCAAGGCGGCGAACGACGATCAGCAGTCCGGCATCGACATCGTCCGCCGCGCGCTCCGCGCTCCGGCGCGCCAGATCGCCGACAACGCGGGCGAGGATGGTGCGTGGATCGTCGGCAAACTGCTCGAAAGCAGCGACTATAACTGGGGCTTCAATGCTGCCACCGGCGAATATGAAGACCTCGTCAAAGCGGGTGTGATCGACCCGGCGAAGGTCGTCCGCACGGCGCTGCAGGACGCGGCCTCAGTCGCCGCGCTGCTGATCACGACCGAGGCACTCGTCGCCGAGCTGCCGAAGGAAGAGAAAGCCGCGCCGATGCCGGCGATGGACTTCTGA
- a CDS encoding fumarylacetoacetate hydrolase family protein, producing MYEQIACLSTILELRAGDLIASGTPAGAGMGRGLFLKDGDVMSAWVGGGDFDG from the coding sequence ATTTATGAACAGATTGCCTGTCTTTCGACGATCCTCGAACTCCGGGCAGGCGATCTGATCGCCTCCGGCACCCCCGCGGGGGCCGGCATGGGGCGCGGTCTGTTCCTGAAGGATGGCGACGTCATGTCGGCGTGGGTCGGGGGGGGGGATTTTGACGGGTAA
- a CDS encoding fumarylacetoacetate hydrolase family protein: MPPRRKSDPYIFLKTVESVVGPGDTVAVPPQVERPDWEVELGVAIGKAGKNVAVADAHALIAGYTVVNDVSARDRTRRSDFPLFMNRLPVFRRSSNSGQAI, encoded by the coding sequence TTGCCGCCAAGACGAAAAAGCGATCCCTATATCTTTCTCAAGACCGTCGAGAGCGTCGTCGGTCCCGGCGACACGGTCGCGGTGCCGCCGCAGGTGGAACGCCCGGACTGGGAGGTCGAACTGGGCGTCGCGATCGGCAAGGCGGGAAAGAATGTCGCGGTGGCCGACGCGCACGCACTGATCGCAGGCTATACGGTGGTCAATGACGTGTCGGCACGTGACCGCACGCGGCGGAGCGACTTTCCGTTATTTATGAACAGATTGCCTGTCTTTCGACGATCCTCGAACTCCGGGCAGGCGATCTGA
- a CDS encoding 2-hydroxychromene-2-carboxylate isomerase → MTLTADLFWSFRSPYSYLAVGRYRALAASHDVTINLRPVYPLAIRQPDFFERNHPNWLSYTMRDMIRVAQFHGIPFGPPRPDPIVQDVRTRAIAEEQPHIYRLTRLGQAAARRGKGLAFAHEAGQIIWGGAVDWHIGDHLAGAARRAGLDLAELEIEAVDDAVALDNEIAANQVALEIAGHWGVPTLVFEGEPFFGQDRIEMAKWRMEQKGLRPC, encoded by the coding sequence ATGACCTTGACCGCTGACCTTTTCTGGTCCTTTCGCTCGCCGTACAGCTATCTCGCGGTCGGCCGCTATCGCGCGCTCGCCGCGAGCCATGACGTGACGATCAACCTGCGTCCCGTCTATCCGCTCGCGATCCGCCAGCCCGATTTTTTCGAGCGCAATCATCCCAACTGGCTGAGCTATACGATGCGCGACATGATCCGTGTCGCGCAGTTTCACGGCATTCCTTTCGGCCCGCCGCGCCCGGACCCGATCGTGCAGGACGTGCGGACGCGCGCGATCGCCGAGGAGCAGCCGCATATCTATCGTCTCACGCGACTGGGGCAGGCGGCGGCGCGGCGCGGCAAGGGACTCGCCTTTGCGCATGAAGCGGGGCAGATTATCTGGGGAGGCGCGGTGGACTGGCACATCGGCGATCATCTGGCGGGCGCGGCGCGCCGTGCCGGACTCGATCTCGCTGAACTGGAAATCGAGGCCGTCGACGATGCCGTGGCGCTCGACAATGAGATCGCGGCCAACCAGGTCGCGCTGGAGATTGCGGGGCATTGGGGCGTACCGACTTTGGTGTTCGAGGGCGAACCCTTTTTCGGGCAGGACCGCATCGAAATGGCGAAATGGCGGATGGAGCAAAAGGGGTTGCGCCCGTGTTAG
- a CDS encoding MarR family winged helix-turn-helix transcriptional regulator codes for MTETIGFILNDTARLYRRAFNARARDSGITALQWRLITYLKRHEGIRQGPLAELIEVEPITLSRMIDRLVEAGLLERRADPADRRAWQLYLTARAAELLGGIRPAVEALNEEALEGLSAAERDQLVDLVERVRANLSRRVCPKEAEPA; via the coding sequence ATGACGGAAACGATCGGCTTCATCCTCAACGATACCGCGCGCCTTTACCGCCGCGCGTTCAACGCGCGCGCCAGGGACAGCGGCATCACCGCGCTGCAATGGCGGCTCATCACCTATCTGAAACGCCACGAGGGCATAAGGCAGGGTCCGCTCGCCGAATTGATCGAGGTCGAACCGATCACCCTGTCGCGCATGATCGACCGGCTGGTCGAGGCCGGGCTGCTCGAACGCCGCGCCGACCCGGCAGACCGCCGCGCGTGGCAGCTTTACCTGACCGCGCGCGCCGCCGAACTGCTCGGCGGCATCCGCCCCGCGGTCGAGGCGCTGAACGAGGAGGCGCTCGAAGGACTGAGCGCCGCCGAACGCGACCAGCTCGTCGATCTGGTCGAGCGGGTGCGCGCCAACCTGTCGCGCCGCGTCTGCCCGAAAGAAGCGGAGCCCGCCTGA
- a CDS encoding HlyD family secretion protein: MDQLAPSRPEAEAAAPPPAAPRADPLPSPAADTAARPGWRTRLIMFGLPLALVAGGAGWWLLSGGSVSTDNAYVQMDKVSVAAEVGGRITEVAVRDGEQVAKGQLLFRIDSEPYALNVAQATAAIDAARVEVGNLAAGANTSAVEIAAAREEVRFAQVNFERQAALMEKGFTTRAAYDASRHALAQARERVRQAEAAAVEARTRLAAGPASGINPQVEAARVQRAQAEVNLARTSVRAPSAGRVAQADRLQVGQAMVAGLPALTLVDTAHPWVEANFKETDLADMRVGQRAEIRFDAYPGLKVRGHVLMIGAGTGSEFSVLPAQNATGNWVKVTQRVPVRIAFDEKPARDMIAGLSAEVTVFTGGGTVAGK, translated from the coding sequence ATGGACCAGCTCGCCCCCAGCCGTCCCGAGGCCGAAGCTGCGGCGCCGCCGCCCGCCGCGCCCAGGGCCGACCCCTTGCCGTCCCCCGCCGCCGATACTGCGGCGCGCCCCGGCTGGCGGACGCGCCTGATCATGTTCGGCCTGCCGCTGGCGCTCGTCGCGGGCGGCGCCGGCTGGTGGCTGCTGAGCGGCGGGTCGGTGTCGACCGACAATGCCTATGTCCAGATGGACAAGGTCTCGGTCGCCGCCGAGGTCGGCGGGCGCATCACCGAAGTAGCCGTCCGCGACGGCGAGCAGGTCGCCAAGGGGCAACTCCTTTTCCGCATCGACAGCGAACCCTATGCGCTGAACGTCGCTCAAGCCACCGCCGCCATCGACGCGGCGCGGGTCGAGGTCGGCAATCTCGCCGCGGGCGCGAACACATCCGCCGTCGAAATCGCCGCGGCGCGCGAGGAGGTGAGATTCGCCCAGGTCAATTTCGAGCGGCAGGCGGCGCTGATGGAAAAGGGCTTCACGACGCGCGCCGCCTATGATGCGTCGCGCCACGCGCTCGCCCAGGCACGCGAGCGCGTGCGGCAGGCCGAGGCCGCCGCGGTGGAAGCGCGCACCAGGCTCGCCGCCGGTCCCGCAAGCGGCATCAATCCGCAGGTCGAGGCCGCGCGCGTCCAGCGCGCGCAGGCCGAGGTCAACCTCGCGCGCACCAGCGTCCGCGCGCCCAGCGCGGGCCGTGTCGCGCAGGCCGACCGGCTGCAGGTCGGACAGGCGATGGTCGCCGGGCTGCCCGCGCTCACCCTCGTCGACACCGCGCACCCGTGGGTCGAAGCCAATTTCAAGGAAACCGACCTCGCCGACATGCGGGTCGGCCAGCGCGCCGAAATCCGCTTCGACGCCTATCCGGGACTCAAAGTCCGCGGCCATGTGCTGATGATCGGCGCGGGTACGGGGAGCGAGTTCTCGGTGCTTCCGGCGCAGAACGCCACCGGCAACTGGGTCAAGGTGACGCAGCGCGTCCCCGTGCGCATCGCCTTCGACGAAAAGCCCGCGCGCGACATGATCGCCGGGCTGTCGGCCGAGGTGACGGTGTTTACCGGCGGCGGGACGGTGGCGGGGAAGTAG
- a CDS encoding MDR family MFS transporter codes for MASRSLPRRPAAAALPADDMIPLHERVRYRGLLTVAVMGASIMQILDTTIANVAIPHMQSALGATSETVTWVLTSYILASAIAMPITGWLADRIGRRELFLAAIAGFIVASMACGAAQSLEQMVAFRFLQGIFAAFIGPLSQSVMLDINPPERHARAMSIWGMGIMIGPILGPVLGGWLTESANWRWVFYVNLPVGLVTLALMWALLPAMRRTSRKFDLFGFSMLALGLAALQLMLDRGAHLDWFDSIEIWIELGVATACLWMFFVHLFTARAPLFSRAMLADRNLVTAMGFMIVIGIVMFASMALLPPMLQNLFGWPVIDTGLVLAVRGVGILASMWVAGQLLGKVDARWLVGTGLAIAAYSLWQMSHWSLAMGMQPVIVSGLVQGLGMGLIFIPLNTMAFATIAPQHRTDGSSLLNLLRSLGASVGISVVTTLLGINIQTSHQDLAAHVTNSSVALIDPSTADRFGVVGDTALAMVNAEINRQAAMVAYIDDFWLMMWVTLLSVPLVLLLRPPRAGAPKASAADMGH; via the coding sequence ATGGCCTCCCGCTCCCTCCCCCGCCGTCCTGCTGCCGCGGCGCTCCCCGCTGACGATATGATCCCGCTCCACGAACGCGTGCGCTACCGCGGCCTGCTCACCGTCGCCGTCATGGGCGCGTCGATCATGCAGATCCTCGACACGACGATCGCCAATGTCGCCATCCCGCACATGCAATCGGCCTTGGGCGCGACGAGCGAAACGGTGACGTGGGTGCTCACCAGCTATATCCTCGCAAGCGCGATCGCGATGCCGATCACCGGCTGGCTCGCCGACCGCATCGGGCGGCGCGAGCTGTTCCTTGCCGCGATCGCGGGGTTCATCGTCGCGTCGATGGCGTGCGGCGCGGCGCAATCGCTCGAACAGATGGTCGCCTTCCGCTTTTTGCAGGGTATTTTCGCGGCCTTCATCGGCCCGCTGTCGCAGTCGGTGATGCTCGACATCAACCCGCCCGAGCGCCATGCGCGCGCGATGTCGATCTGGGGCATGGGGATCATGATCGGACCCATTCTCGGCCCCGTGCTCGGCGGCTGGCTGACCGAAAGCGCGAACTGGCGCTGGGTCTTTTACGTCAACCTGCCCGTCGGGCTGGTCACGCTCGCGCTGATGTGGGCGCTGCTGCCCGCGATGCGCCGGACAAGCCGCAAGTTCGATCTCTTCGGCTTTTCGATGCTCGCGCTGGGGCTCGCCGCGCTGCAACTGATGCTCGACCGCGGCGCGCATCTCGACTGGTTCGACAGCATCGAAATCTGGATCGAACTCGGCGTCGCGACGGCCTGCCTCTGGATGTTCTTCGTCCATCTCTTCACCGCGCGCGCGCCGCTGTTCAGCCGCGCGATGCTCGCCGACCGCAACCTCGTCACCGCGATGGGCTTCATGATCGTCATCGGCATCGTGATGTTCGCGTCGATGGCGCTGCTGCCGCCGATGCTGCAAAATCTCTTCGGCTGGCCGGTGATCGACACGGGGCTGGTGCTCGCGGTGCGCGGCGTCGGCATCCTCGCGAGCATGTGGGTCGCGGGGCAGTTGCTGGGCAAGGTCGACGCGCGCTGGCTCGTCGGCACCGGCCTTGCCATCGCCGCCTATTCGCTGTGGCAGATGAGCCACTGGTCGCTCGCCATGGGGATGCAGCCGGTGATCGTCAGCGGGCTGGTGCAGGGGCTGGGCATGGGGCTGATCTTCATTCCGCTCAACACCATGGCCTTTGCAACGATCGCGCCGCAGCACCGCACCGACGGGTCGAGCCTGCTGAACCTGCTCCGCAGCCTCGGCGCCTCGGTCGGCATTTCGGTGGTGACCACCCTGCTCGGCATCAATATCCAGACCAGCCATCAGGATCTCGCCGCGCATGTCACCAACAGCTCGGTCGCGCTCATCGACCCCTCGACCGCCGACCGCTTCGGCGTCGTCGGCGACACCGCGCTGGCGATGGTCAACGCCGAGATCAACCGGCAGGCGGCGATGGTCGCCTATATCGACGATTTCTGGCTGATGATGTGGGTGACTTTGCTTTCGGTCCCGCTCGTCCTCCTGCTCCGCCCGCCCAGGGCCGGCGCGCCCAAGGCCTCGGCGGCCGACATGGGGCATTGA
- a CDS encoding metal-dependent hydrolase yields MSSLSRSPTPADLSITPRDMRFGRDDKQGRWWLNGDPIASAFHTALSVTFPKGEAMFIEAVKAHRGGVPEKLAREIRAFTQQEVIHSREHVVFNRKAAEAGYDLSELEADVDEVMDIIKARPPIVNLMATIALEHYTAMMAAVMLRDEKMYAGAEPEWAMLWKWHAIEEIEHKGVAYDTWLHATRDWSRLRRWRARSLMMLLVTARFWPKRVKGMKALLRQDGLTGWRVTARIWWYLLGSPGVLRKSFLPWLSYFMPGFHPWNHDDRALIGKYESDYADAVMPAHSSRPDRAAAAA; encoded by the coding sequence ATGTCCAGCCTTTCCCGGTCTCCCACCCCCGCCGATCTGTCGATCACCCCGCGCGACATGCGCTTTGGCCGCGACGACAAACAGGGCCGCTGGTGGCTGAACGGCGATCCGATCGCCTCGGCCTTTCACACCGCGCTGTCGGTCACCTTTCCCAAGGGCGAGGCGATGTTCATCGAGGCGGTGAAGGCGCACCGGGGCGGCGTTCCCGAAAAGCTGGCGCGCGAAATCCGCGCCTTTACCCAGCAGGAAGTGATCCACAGCCGCGAGCATGTGGTGTTCAACAGGAAGGCGGCCGAGGCGGGGTATGACCTCAGCGAACTCGAAGCCGACGTCGACGAGGTGATGGACATCATCAAGGCGCGGCCGCCGATCGTCAACCTGATGGCGACGATCGCGCTCGAACATTATACCGCGATGATGGCGGCGGTGATGCTGCGCGACGAGAAAATGTATGCGGGCGCCGAACCCGAATGGGCAATGCTGTGGAAATGGCACGCAATCGAGGAAATCGAGCATAAGGGCGTCGCCTATGACACCTGGCTGCACGCGACGAGGGACTGGAGCCGGCTTAGGCGCTGGCGCGCCAGGTCGCTGATGATGCTGCTCGTCACCGCGCGCTTCTGGCCCAAGCGGGTGAAGGGGATGAAGGCGCTGCTGCGGCAGGACGGGCTGACCGGCTGGCGCGTCACCGCGCGTATCTGGTGGTATCTGCTCGGTTCGCCGGGCGTGCTGCGCAAAAGCTTTCTGCCCTGGCTGTCCTATTTCATGCCGGGTTTCCACCCGTGGAACCACGACGACCGCGCGCTGATCGGCAAATATGAAAGCGACTATGCCGACGCGGTGATGCCGGCGCATTCGTCGCGCCCCGACCGGGCCGCGGCTGCGGCCTGA